In Pseudomonas sp. Leaf58, one DNA window encodes the following:
- a CDS encoding NnrS family protein, whose protein sequence is MLVQPIASRPRQAVWGLGFRPFFLGGSLFALGALLLWAGVLAGALQPTPAGGMLAWHRHEMLYGFAAAIVAGFLLTAVQNWSGIPGLSGRALQGLFLLWLLGRASWFMPLPSGLLVLIEGSFLPLVAVALARPIVQRRLRNNYPIVGLVLLIAACQWLTLAGWLQQDELWQRRGVFAGLWLVAAMMAVLGGRVIPFFTRRGLGNMAPAAARPWLDRACLLLSVAVPLAFASGLADTPHIGLAVLFGALFVLHAARLALWHDRGLWRVPLLWSLHLAYAWLAAACLGMALWHAGVALPPSLVTHALTIGAMTGLIMAMMARVSLGHTGRPLQVPASIGWAFALIQLATLARVVLALFTPLGVSLSVLCWSLALLLFLRHYLPILLRPRADGMPG, encoded by the coding sequence ATGCTTGTGCAACCGATCGCTTCACGCCCACGCCAGGCCGTCTGGGGCCTGGGTTTCCGTCCATTCTTCCTGGGCGGCAGTTTGTTTGCGCTGGGCGCCTTGCTGTTATGGGCCGGCGTACTGGCCGGGGCACTGCAGCCCACGCCTGCCGGCGGCATGCTCGCCTGGCACCGTCACGAAATGCTCTATGGCTTTGCCGCCGCCATCGTCGCCGGTTTCTTGCTGACTGCGGTGCAGAACTGGAGCGGCATCCCGGGCCTGAGCGGGCGTGCGCTACAGGGCCTGTTCCTGCTCTGGCTGCTGGGCCGGGCGAGTTGGTTCATGCCGCTGCCGAGCGGCTTGCTGGTATTGATCGAGGGCAGCTTCTTGCCGCTGGTGGCCGTGGCCCTGGCGCGACCGATCGTGCAACGGCGCTTGCGCAACAACTACCCAATCGTCGGCCTGGTGCTGCTGATTGCCGCCTGCCAGTGGCTTACCCTGGCCGGTTGGCTGCAGCAAGACGAACTGTGGCAGCGGCGCGGGGTGTTTGCCGGGTTGTGGCTAGTCGCGGCCATGATGGCCGTGCTTGGCGGGCGGGTGATTCCGTTCTTCACCCGGCGCGGCTTGGGCAACATGGCACCCGCTGCGGCCCGCCCCTGGCTGGACCGGGCCTGCCTGCTGTTGAGCGTGGCGGTACCACTGGCCTTTGCCTCGGGCTTGGCCGATACACCCCATATAGGCTTGGCCGTGCTGTTTGGTGCCTTGTTCGTCCTGCACGCTGCCCGCCTTGCCTTGTGGCATGACCGCGGCTTGTGGCGGGTACCGCTGCTGTGGTCGCTGCACCTGGCCTATGCCTGGCTTGCCGCAGCCTGCCTGGGCATGGCGCTATGGCACGCCGGCGTGGCACTGCCCCCCAGCCTGGTGACCCATGCCCTGACCATCGGCGCCATGACCGGCCTGATAATGGCGATGATGGCTCGGGTTAGCCTAGGCCATACCGGCAGGCCGCTGCAGGTGCCAGCTAGCATTGGCTGGGCCTTTGCCCTGATACAACTGGCAACGTTGGCGCGGGTGGTACTGGCCCTGTTCACGCCGCTGGGGGTGAGCCTTTCAGTGCTGTGCTGGAGCCTGGCGCTGCTGCTGTTCCTGCGCCATTACCTGCCCATCCTGCTGCGGCCACGGGCAGACGGCATGCCGGGCTAG
- a CDS encoding ATP-dependent DNA helicase yields the protein MSYSVAVRALCEFSAKVGDLDLRFTPSPTAQQGIEGHQRVVAQRAAGYESEIALEGQFEALKVRGRADGYDPACNRLEEIKTHRGDLARQPANHRQLHWAQAKVYGWLMCQARQLSAIEVALVYLDVDSDGQTLISEHCTAAELQAFFESQCQVFLAWAHYQARRLAERDQGLQALAFPYAQFRQGQRQLAETLYKAVSTGRCLMAQASTGIGKTLGTLFPLLKAMVPQQLDKLFFLTAKTPGRALALDALRQITDATPQPALRTLELIARDKACEYPDKACHGESCPLAAGFYDRLPAAREAAAALPLLDRAQLRDVALAHQVCPYYLGQEMARWVDVLVADYNYYFDAHALLFGLTQANQWRVAVLVDEAHNLVERGRAMYSASLDQGQLLALRKSKPHGLVSALDRLNRQWNALYKEQRAPYQASEALPDGLLRALQQCIGLIQEQMNQAPAQIDPQVLQFFYQALQFSRVAELFDAHFLFDISQRQGPRQRRLATLCLRNVNPARLLGPRMQAARSVTLFSATLSPRHFYSDLLGMPADTAWLEVAAPFRAEQLEVRIASQVSTRYQQRQASLAPIVQLIAQQYARMPGNYLAFFSSFEYLQQVAALLAEQHAQIPLWAQQPGMDEAARAAFLERFVANGRGVGFAVLGGAFGEGVDLPGTRLIGAFVATLGLPQVNPVNEQFKQRLGRQFGAGFDYAYLYPGVRKVIQAAGRVIRGDQDRGVLVLIDERFAEPRVQQMFPGWWPTAVPEGS from the coding sequence GTGAGCTATAGCGTGGCGGTGCGTGCCCTGTGTGAGTTCAGCGCCAAGGTCGGCGACCTGGACCTGCGCTTCACGCCATCGCCCACCGCCCAGCAGGGCATCGAGGGGCATCAGCGGGTGGTGGCCCAGCGCGCTGCCGGCTACGAGTCGGAAATCGCCCTCGAAGGCCAGTTCGAAGCGCTGAAGGTGCGTGGCCGCGCCGACGGTTACGACCCAGCCTGCAACCGCCTGGAAGAGATCAAGACCCACCGCGGCGACCTGGCGCGCCAGCCGGCCAACCATCGCCAGCTGCACTGGGCACAGGCCAAGGTGTATGGCTGGTTGATGTGCCAGGCACGCCAGCTGTCGGCCATCGAGGTGGCGCTGGTGTACCTGGACGTTGACAGCGATGGCCAGACGCTGATCAGTGAACACTGCACGGCGGCTGAATTGCAGGCCTTCTTCGAAAGCCAATGCCAGGTATTCCTGGCCTGGGCCCACTACCAGGCGCGGCGCCTGGCCGAGCGTGATCAGGGCCTGCAGGCGTTGGCTTTCCCCTATGCCCAGTTTCGCCAGGGCCAGCGGCAACTGGCCGAAACCCTGTACAAGGCGGTGAGTACCGGCCGCTGCCTGATGGCCCAGGCCAGCACCGGCATCGGCAAGACCCTCGGCACCTTGTTCCCGCTGCTCAAAGCCATGGTGCCGCAGCAACTGGACAAACTGTTCTTTCTTACCGCCAAGACCCCAGGCCGGGCGCTGGCCCTCGATGCCCTGCGCCAGATCACCGACGCCACGCCGCAGCCGGCGCTGCGCACACTGGAACTGATCGCCCGCGACAAGGCCTGCGAGTACCCCGACAAGGCCTGCCATGGAGAGTCCTGCCCCTTGGCGGCAGGCTTCTACGACCGCCTGCCCGCAGCGCGCGAGGCGGCGGCAGCGTTGCCGTTGCTCGACCGCGCGCAGCTGCGCGATGTGGCCCTGGCGCACCAGGTTTGCCCGTACTACCTGGGCCAGGAGATGGCGCGTTGGGTCGATGTGCTGGTGGCGGATTACAACTACTACTTCGATGCCCACGCCTTGTTGTTCGGCCTGACCCAGGCCAACCAGTGGCGGGTGGCAGTGCTGGTGGACGAGGCACACAACTTGGTCGAACGCGGCCGCGCCATGTACAGCGCCAGCCTCGACCAGGGCCAACTGCTGGCGCTGCGCAAAAGCAAACCGCATGGGCTGGTCAGTGCACTGGACCGGCTGAACCGGCAGTGGAACGCGCTTTACAAGGAGCAGCGAGCGCCGTACCAGGCCAGCGAGGCGTTGCCAGACGGGTTATTGCGCGCTCTGCAGCAGTGCATCGGGCTGATCCAGGAGCAGATGAACCAGGCGCCTGCGCAAATCGACCCGCAGGTTTTGCAGTTCTTCTACCAGGCGTTGCAGTTCAGCCGGGTTGCCGAACTGTTCGACGCGCACTTCCTGTTCGACATCAGCCAGCGCCAAGGCCCGCGCCAGCGGCGCCTGGCCACCCTGTGCCTGCGCAATGTCAACCCGGCGCGCCTGCTAGGCCCGCGTATGCAGGCAGCGCGCAGTGTGACGCTGTTTTCCGCCACGTTGAGCCCGCGGCATTTCTACAGCGACCTGCTGGGTATGCCGGCCGATACCGCCTGGCTGGAAGTGGCGGCGCCGTTTCGCGCCGAACAGCTGGAGGTGCGCATTGCCAGCCAGGTCTCCACCCGTTACCAGCAGCGCCAAGCCTCCCTGGCGCCGATTGTGCAGTTGATTGCTCAGCAGTACGCACGAATGCCGGGTAATTACCTGGCGTTCTTCAGCAGTTTCGAGTACCTGCAGCAGGTGGCCGCGCTGCTCGCCGAGCAGCATGCGCAAATACCCTTGTGGGCCCAGCAACCGGGCATGGACGAAGCAGCCCGCGCGGCTTTTCTCGAACGCTTTGTCGCGAATGGCCGTGGGGTAGGCTTTGCGGTGTTGGGCGGCGCCTTCGGCGAAGGGGTGGATTTGCCGGGTACCCGGCTGATCGGTGCCTTTGTGGCCACGCTCGGGCTGCCGCAGGTAAACCCGGTCAACGAGCAGTTCAAGCAGCGCCTGGGGCGGCAGTTTGGTGCGGGGTTCGATTACGCCTATCTCTACCCAGGTGTGCGCAAGGTCATTCAGGCGGCAGGCCGAGTTATCCGGGGTGATCAGGACCGTGGCGTGCTGGTACTGATCGACGAGCGCTTCGCCGAACCCCGGGTACAGCAGATGTTCCCGGGGTGGTGGCCTACGGCCGTTCCGGAGGGCAGCTAG
- a CDS encoding VRR-NUC domain-containing protein: MIAHSVDDPFYYLHNFRQVLLWVEQRYEDLLDDQELAFIRTFSQLAVPAQALMVRMVMRKGELFRNDRLDYAEIGDTGQALQPLLALGWVREPAQLALEQLFAVLRKEELARCFAHQLGRPRAAKRDLLAQLQPLGLHARSLAEWFPDSGVRILQWCLQPLCDRMRLLFFGNLYQDWSDFVLADLGLLRYEQVPFSTDSRALQQRAEVDLAMALHQCAERLEQGADPLSILAAMQGLHSDNPWLARRHARLLFALGQRCERLGDWVQAMAVYTQCSHAQARIRQVRVLERSEQWPQAHALALQLAAAPANALEVQALERMLPRLARKLGGPPQRRQRVAPLELIELELPREQAALGVEEAVRQHLAEAEGGSQVHYVENTLFNSLFGLLCWEAIFAPVPGAFFNPFQAAPQDLHDSDFQQRRSALFERCLGRLDDGSHRQAILDCYAAKQGLQSPFVSWSVLSDELLEQALACLPAAHLQQCFLRLLQDIRANRAGMPDLIQFWPEQCRYRMVEVKGPGDRLQDNQLRWLEFCRAHGLPVAVCHVRWREAP, from the coding sequence GTGATCGCCCATTCCGTCGACGACCCGTTCTACTACCTGCACAATTTCCGCCAGGTCCTGCTGTGGGTCGAACAGCGTTATGAAGACCTGCTCGACGATCAGGAGCTCGCTTTCATCCGCACCTTCAGCCAGCTGGCCGTCCCGGCACAGGCGTTGATGGTGCGCATGGTCATGCGCAAAGGTGAGCTGTTTCGCAACGATCGCCTCGATTATGCCGAAATCGGCGACACCGGGCAGGCCCTGCAACCGTTGCTGGCCCTCGGTTGGGTGCGGGAGCCCGCACAGCTGGCGCTGGAGCAACTGTTCGCCGTGCTGCGCAAGGAGGAACTGGCCCGCTGTTTCGCCCACCAGTTGGGCCGCCCCCGCGCTGCCAAGCGGGACCTGCTGGCGCAGTTGCAACCCCTGGGCCTGCACGCGCGCTCGTTGGCCGAGTGGTTCCCGGACAGTGGCGTACGCATCTTGCAGTGGTGCCTGCAACCGCTGTGCGACCGCATGCGCCTGCTGTTCTTCGGTAACTTGTACCAGGACTGGTCAGACTTCGTCCTCGCCGACCTTGGCCTGTTGCGCTACGAACAGGTGCCGTTCAGCACTGATTCGCGTGCCTTGCAGCAACGCGCCGAAGTCGATTTGGCCATGGCGTTGCACCAGTGCGCCGAACGCCTGGAGCAGGGTGCCGACCCGCTATCGATCCTGGCCGCCATGCAGGGGCTGCATAGCGACAACCCCTGGTTGGCCCGGCGCCATGCACGCCTGCTATTCGCCCTGGGCCAGCGCTGCGAGCGCCTGGGCGACTGGGTGCAGGCCATGGCCGTTTACACCCAGTGCAGCCATGCCCAGGCGCGCATCCGCCAGGTGCGGGTGCTGGAGCGTAGCGAGCAGTGGCCCCAAGCCCACGCCCTGGCGTTGCAGCTGGCGGCGGCACCGGCCAACGCACTGGAAGTGCAGGCGCTGGAACGCATGCTGCCACGCCTGGCACGCAAGCTCGGTGGGCCACCCCAGCGGCGCCAACGCGTTGCACCGCTGGAGCTGATCGAGCTTGAGCTCCCTCGCGAGCAGGCCGCGCTAGGTGTGGAGGAGGCAGTGCGTCAGCACCTCGCCGAGGCCGAGGGCGGTAGCCAGGTGCACTACGTGGAGAACACACTGTTCAACAGCCTGTTCGGCCTGTTGTGCTGGGAGGCGATCTTCGCCCCAGTGCCGGGCGCGTTCTTCAACCCGTTCCAGGCCGCCCCCCAGGACTTGCATGACAGCGATTTCCAGCAACGGCGCAGTGCACTGTTCGAGCGTTGCCTGGGGCGACTCGACGATGGTAGCCATCGCCAGGCGATTCTCGACTGCTACGCCGCCAAGCAAGGCCTGCAGTCTCCATTCGTAAGCTGGTCCGTGCTCAGCGACGAGCTGCTAGAGCAGGCCTTGGCCTGCTTGCCCGCGGCGCATCTGCAGCAGTGTTTCCTGCGCCTGTTGCAGGACATTCGCGCCAACCGCGCAGGCATGCCCGACCTGATCCAGTTCTGGCCGGAGCAATGCCGCTACCGCATGGTCGAGGTCAAGGGCCCTGGCGACCGCCTGCAGGACAACCAACTACGTTGGCTGGAGTTCTGCCGGGCCCACGGCCTGCCGGTCGCGGTGTGCCATGTACGCTGGCGCGAAGCGCCGTGA
- a CDS encoding GntR family transcriptional regulator, with amino-acid sequence MVTPGSGEFAYRKVYRYLQALIDEAPSGSPCRLPSLRALSRRLRVSLATVQSAYSLLEEEGRVQCLPRSGYYVQNAAGGEPAAMPRQPPLPAQPMLERALFTHERRLARQRAHSVAPWEELGSARLRNAVAERYTRSSSQYWRAEDVHLAPDVQALLDTLLAALALQGGAVLVHSPCCRQVLRALARAGMRVLEVQADTRGNPDLRALARLLGSEPVCMLVMPSCLGMPHGRLVSPHYQQQLGLLLRHHPVWLLENDLDSDHCYSGPPTKRLRDWVDPRWLLVLGSFEAVVGAEAPYAYVLGHAAALAEAFADRAFRLAPLRLQALAHMLSRGEVEAQFIQLRTDLQRRVQCLARALELQFGQRVALEMPEGGRTLWVRFRQPLPWQDIVAALAGSALHALPGAQFSLQGRYQQYLALAWLDEQTGALQQAVERLAQALELRCGRPGRQGNSC; translated from the coding sequence ATGGTAACGCCGGGCAGCGGTGAGTTCGCCTACCGAAAGGTGTACCGCTACTTGCAAGCGTTGATCGACGAAGCGCCAAGCGGTAGCCCCTGCCGTTTACCGTCGCTGCGCGCACTGTCGCGGCGGCTGAGGGTGTCGTTGGCCACTGTGCAGAGTGCTTATAGCTTGCTGGAGGAGGAGGGCCGCGTACAGTGCCTGCCGAGGTCGGGCTATTACGTGCAAAATGCTGCCGGAGGAGAGCCTGCGGCCATGCCCCGGCAGCCCCCTTTGCCGGCACAGCCTATGCTCGAGCGAGCCCTGTTTACCCACGAGCGGCGCTTGGCACGGCAGCGTGCGCACAGCGTTGCACCCTGGGAAGAGCTCGGCAGCGCCCGCCTGCGCAATGCAGTGGCTGAACGTTATACCCGCTCCTCCAGCCAGTACTGGCGTGCCGAGGATGTTCACCTGGCCCCTGATGTGCAGGCGTTGCTGGACACCCTGCTTGCTGCGCTAGCCTTGCAAGGCGGGGCCGTGCTGGTGCACTCGCCCTGTTGCAGGCAGGTGTTGCGGGCCCTGGCACGTGCCGGCATGCGTGTTTTGGAGGTGCAAGCGGATACGCGCGGCAACCCGGACTTGCGGGCCTTGGCCCGGCTCTTGGGGAGTGAGCCGGTGTGCATGCTGGTCATGCCGTCGTGCCTTGGCATGCCGCACGGGCGGTTAGTTTCCCCGCACTACCAGCAGCAGCTCGGCCTGTTGCTTCGTCACCACCCGGTTTGGTTGCTGGAAAACGACCTGGACAGTGACCACTGCTACAGTGGCCCGCCTACCAAGCGCCTGCGCGACTGGGTAGACCCCCGCTGGTTGTTGGTGTTGGGGTCGTTCGAGGCCGTGGTGGGGGCCGAGGCGCCCTACGCTTATGTGCTGGGTCATGCTGCCGCGTTGGCCGAGGCGTTTGCCGACCGCGCATTTCGGCTTGCGCCCCTGCGCTTGCAGGCGCTTGCGCACATGCTGAGCAGGGGGGAGGTGGAGGCGCAGTTCATACAGCTACGAACGGACCTGCAACGGCGCGTGCAATGCCTGGCACGTGCACTGGAGTTGCAGTTCGGCCAGCGCGTGGCGTTGGAAATGCCCGAGGGCGGGCGCACACTCTGGGTGCGTTTTCGCCAACCGCTGCCGTGGCAGGACATTGTTGCGGCGCTGGCGGGTTCAGCACTGCATGCGCTGCCGGGAGCGCAGTTCAGCCTGCAGGGGCGGTATCAGCAGTACCTGGCACTGGCGTGGTTAGATGAGCAAACGGGGGCCTTGCAGCAGGCCGTGGAGCGCCTGGCCCAGGCACTGGAACTGCGCTGCGGGCGGCCCGGCCGGCAAGGCAATAGCTGTTGA
- a CDS encoding zinc-dependent alcohol dehydrogenase family protein codes for MSRMIRFHKFGAADVLRCEEQVELSPAADEVQIRVEAVGVSWYDVLWRQNLAPSQARLPAGIGHEMAGVVTAVGEGVEDIAVGDRVASFPATSANDHPVYGDVIVLPRTAITRYPDVLTPIEASVHYTPLLIAYFAYVDLARAKAGQTALVTDASHCAGPAFVQLGKALGLKVFAATKEADQREYLLGLGADKVIVTEEQDLLLQVGKYTDGRGVDMVLDGMGGPQMSLLGDVLAPRGSLVLYGLQGGNQTPFPACAAFQKNIQFYVHCIGNFTGKPELGISQDQVALQRALRDINQFTADHLLTPQIIKVYPFEQVVEAHRYMDQCPCGGRVVLDMAQH; via the coding sequence ATGTCCCGCATGATCCGTTTCCACAAGTTCGGCGCTGCCGACGTGCTCCGTTGCGAGGAGCAGGTCGAACTGTCACCGGCTGCCGATGAGGTGCAAATCCGCGTCGAGGCGGTCGGCGTGAGCTGGTATGACGTGCTCTGGCGCCAGAACCTGGCCCCCTCCCAAGCGCGCCTGCCGGCGGGTATCGGCCACGAGATGGCCGGGGTGGTGACCGCGGTTGGCGAAGGGGTCGAGGACATTGCGGTAGGCGACCGGGTGGCCAGCTTCCCGGCCACCAGTGCCAACGATCACCCGGTGTATGGCGATGTCATCGTGCTGCCGCGTACCGCCATAACCCGCTACCCCGATGTGCTCACCCCGATCGAGGCCAGCGTGCACTACACGCCACTGCTGATTGCCTATTTCGCCTATGTCGACCTGGCCCGGGCCAAGGCCGGGCAGACTGCGCTGGTCACCGATGCCAGCCACTGTGCGGGCCCTGCCTTCGTGCAACTGGGCAAGGCCCTGGGGCTGAAGGTGTTCGCCGCGACCAAGGAGGCGGACCAGCGTGAGTACTTGCTGGGCCTGGGCGCCGACAAGGTGATTGTCACCGAAGAGCAAGACTTGCTGCTGCAGGTTGGCAAGTACACCGATGGCCGCGGCGTGGACATGGTCCTCGATGGCATGGGCGGGCCGCAGATGTCGCTGCTGGGCGATGTTCTGGCGCCGCGCGGCAGCCTGGTGCTGTATGGCCTGCAAGGTGGCAACCAAACGCCGTTCCCGGCCTGCGCGGCGTTCCAGAAGAACATCCAGTTCTATGTGCATTGCATCGGTAACTTCACCGGCAAGCCGGAGTTGGGCATTAGCCAGGACCAGGTGGCGCTGCAGCGCGCCCTGCGCGATATCAACCAGTTCACTGCCGACCATTTGCTGACACCGCAGATCATCAAGGTGTACCCGTTCGAGCAGGTGGTGGAAGCGCATCGGTACATGGACCAATGCCCGTGCGGTGGGCGCGTGGTGTTGGATATGGCGCAGCACTGA
- a CDS encoding LysR family transcriptional regulator, with product MNRNDLRRVDLNLLIVFETLMHERSVTRAAEKLFLGQPAISAALSRLRNLFDDPLFVRTGRSMEPSARANEIFALLSPALDSISTAVSRAAEFDPATSNAVFRIGLSDDAEFALLPQLLKRIRAEAPGIVLVVRRVNYLLMPTLLASGEISVGVSYTSELPANAKRKILRRSMPKLLRADSVPGSITLDDFCARPHALVSFAGDLSGFIDEALEAIGRKRHVVLAVPQFNGLGSLLAGTDIVATVPDYTADALTAAGGLRAEDLPLEVRSFELHMAWRGAQDNDPAERWLRSRIQMFFGDPDSL from the coding sequence ATGAATCGAAACGACCTGCGTCGCGTAGACCTCAACCTGCTGATCGTATTCGAAACGCTGATGCACGAGCGCAGCGTGACCCGTGCCGCGGAAAAACTGTTCCTCGGCCAGCCTGCCATTAGTGCGGCCCTGTCGCGCCTGCGCAACCTGTTCGACGACCCGCTGTTCGTGCGTACTGGCCGCAGCATGGAGCCTTCGGCGCGGGCTAACGAAATCTTCGCCCTGCTGTCTCCGGCGCTGGACTCGATTTCCACAGCGGTCAGCCGCGCCGCCGAGTTCGACCCGGCCACCAGCAACGCGGTGTTCCGCATCGGCCTGTCGGACGACGCCGAATTCGCCCTGCTGCCACAGTTGCTAAAGCGCATTCGCGCCGAAGCGCCGGGTATCGTGCTGGTGGTGCGCCGGGTCAATTACCTGCTGATGCCGACGTTACTGGCCTCGGGCGAGATCTCGGTGGGGGTCAGCTACACCAGCGAACTGCCGGCCAACGCCAAGCGCAAGATACTGCGCCGCAGCATGCCGAAACTGCTGCGTGCCGACAGCGTGCCCGGCAGCATCACCCTGGACGATTTCTGTGCGCGACCGCATGCGTTGGTGTCGTTTGCCGGGGACCTGTCGGGGTTCATCGATGAAGCGCTGGAAGCGATCGGCCGCAAGCGCCATGTGGTGCTGGCGGTACCGCAGTTCAACGGGCTGGGGAGCTTGCTGGCCGGCACCGATATTGTCGCCACGGTGCCGGACTACACAGCGGATGCGTTGACCGCAGCGGGTGGTTTGCGGGCTGAGGATTTGCCGCTGGAGGTGCGCAGTTTCGAACTGCACATGGCCTGGCGCGGGGCGCAGGACAATGACCCGGCGGAGCGCTGGTTGCGGTCGCGGATACAGATGTTTTTTGGCGATCCGGATAGTCTTTAG
- a CDS encoding alpha/beta fold hydrolase, which produces MRSTYFATSLTLLSFCLASQFAHATSDVSVLTASKGDVHIEALVQGSGKTIVILPSKGRGAHDYDQVASYLADDGYRVIRPEPRGVNGSRAPMDTPTLHDFAADVALVMDKAHTGAAIVVGHAWGSQPARVLAVDRPDLVKGVVLAAASIGKLPPGSSEKPYGRMVEAIKGAGNYALPEAQRLKYLELAFFAPGNDARAWLTGWYDKTHVAQDHARDSTPVESYWSAGNTVPILDLQAEKDAVVIPNILKSMLGDRVEHQVIAGAGHALAPERPKEMADAISRFADRVYASKD; this is translated from the coding sequence ATGCGTTCTACGTATTTTGCGACTTCACTGACTCTGCTCAGTTTTTGCTTGGCGAGCCAATTTGCGCACGCCACGAGTGATGTGTCCGTCCTGACGGCCAGCAAGGGCGATGTCCACATTGAGGCGTTGGTTCAGGGCTCTGGAAAAACCATCGTTATCCTGCCGTCCAAGGGACGAGGCGCTCACGACTACGATCAGGTAGCCAGTTACTTGGCTGATGATGGTTACCGAGTCATTCGGCCAGAGCCGCGGGGTGTCAATGGAAGCCGGGCTCCCATGGACACGCCTACGTTGCATGATTTTGCAGCCGATGTTGCGCTGGTGATGGACAAGGCTCATACCGGGGCAGCAATTGTCGTCGGCCATGCTTGGGGAAGTCAGCCAGCTCGAGTCCTTGCGGTTGATCGTCCAGACCTTGTGAAAGGCGTAGTGTTGGCTGCTGCCTCTATTGGCAAGTTGCCTCCAGGATCTTCCGAGAAACCCTATGGAAGGATGGTTGAAGCCATCAAGGGCGCGGGGAACTATGCCTTGCCCGAAGCCCAGCGCCTAAAATACCTTGAGCTGGCATTCTTCGCCCCAGGTAATGATGCGCGAGCCTGGCTGACGGGGTGGTACGACAAAACCCATGTGGCTCAAGATCACGCCCGAGATAGCACTCCGGTTGAAAGCTATTGGTCTGCTGGAAACACGGTACCCATTCTTGATTTACAAGCTGAAAAGGATGCTGTGGTAATCCCAAACATCTTGAAGTCAATGCTTGGTGATCGAGTGGAACACCAAGTAATTGCCGGAGCAGGCCATGCCCTTGCACCTGAGCGGCCGAAGGAGATGGCTGATGCGATTTCCAGGTTTGCTGATCGGGTTTACGCAAGTAAGGATTGA
- a CDS encoding LysR family transcriptional regulator → MDIRELRSFVKVAQCGGFSRAARDLFIAQPALSRQIAKLEEQLQVELFTRHGRGVELTAAGSRLLERAEIMLRYMEETADHVRNTADEERGHLAIGLPPAIGSIVGPQLIRKFKERWPKASLHALEGLSTSLQEWLLEGRIDVAVVYNQPLIEAFDVRPLFSERMVLVGPPGEASRNVRLTALGDFPLILPGLPHSNRRLVEQIAAQNAVRLNVVLEVDSVSLTKRLVAEGLGYSILAHAAVQEDMNSHALVGHAIERPGIRSTVSLTRLRERRSSRLALSYEKILLETLEELVTVGAWKEATHWLAQ, encoded by the coding sequence GTGGATATTCGTGAGCTACGTTCCTTCGTCAAGGTCGCCCAATGCGGTGGATTCAGCCGAGCTGCAAGGGATTTATTCATCGCTCAGCCGGCGCTCAGTCGACAGATTGCAAAGCTGGAGGAGCAGTTGCAGGTCGAGCTATTCACTCGACATGGGAGAGGCGTTGAGCTGACCGCAGCAGGCTCTCGCTTGCTGGAACGCGCAGAAATCATGCTCCGCTACATGGAAGAGACTGCAGACCATGTGCGCAACACCGCGGATGAGGAGCGGGGACATCTGGCGATAGGCCTCCCCCCGGCAATTGGATCAATTGTTGGGCCTCAGCTGATTCGTAAATTCAAGGAACGGTGGCCAAAGGCGTCGCTGCATGCGCTTGAAGGCCTCAGCACATCGCTTCAGGAATGGTTGCTGGAGGGCCGTATCGATGTGGCAGTTGTCTATAACCAACCCTTGATCGAGGCGTTCGATGTACGGCCCTTGTTTAGCGAACGGATGGTGCTGGTTGGGCCACCTGGCGAGGCTTCACGTAACGTACGCCTGACTGCGCTTGGTGATTTCCCTTTAATTTTGCCAGGTTTGCCGCATAGCAACCGCCGCCTTGTGGAACAGATCGCCGCGCAAAACGCGGTCCGCCTGAATGTTGTGCTTGAGGTCGATAGCGTCAGCTTGACGAAGCGGCTGGTCGCTGAGGGGCTTGGCTACTCGATTCTCGCGCATGCCGCTGTTCAGGAGGATATGAACAGTCACGCGCTGGTAGGTCACGCAATTGAAAGGCCCGGTATTCGCTCAACTGTCTCGTTGACTCGACTACGCGAGCGACGCAGCTCTCGTCTGGCCTTGAGCTATGAAAAAATCTTGCTGGAGACCCTGGAGGAATTGGTTACGGTTGGTGCTTGGAAAGAGGCAACCCACTGGTTGGCACAATGA